Proteins encoded within one genomic window of Triticum aestivum cultivar Chinese Spring chromosome 2D, IWGSC CS RefSeq v2.1, whole genome shotgun sequence:
- the LOC123051724 gene encoding RNA pseudouridine synthase 6, chloroplastic: protein MTKPAASLASLLPQLWHRPLPPPPLLPRALYSSSPLLTTHRRIPRHRFRVPPTTHLDAAAAARATRAADPVEALTATSYPAYDRLPPCPSKDDPPRMEHLVAREDEVAGDFISRSLNLPPMEK from the exons atGACGAAGCCCGCGGCGTCCTTggcctccctcctcccgcagctaTGGCACCggcccttgccgccgccgcccctcctcccccgcGCCCTCTACTCCTCTTCCCCGCTCCTCACCACCCACCGCCGCATCCCACGCCACCGCTTCCGCGTCCCCCCCACCACgcacctcgacgccgccgccgccgccagggcaaCCAGGGCCGCTGACCCCGTAGAGGCCCTAACAGCCACCTC GTACCCAGCCTACGACAGGCTTCCGCCCTGCCCGTCCAAAGACGACCCTCCGAGGATGGAGCACCTCGTCGCCCGGGAAGACGAGGTCGCCGGCGATTTCATCTCCAGGTCCCTCAACCTCCCCCCTAT